A genome region from Hevea brasiliensis isolate MT/VB/25A 57/8 chromosome 7, ASM3005281v1, whole genome shotgun sequence includes the following:
- the LOC131181700 gene encoding germin-like protein subfamily 1 member 7 isoform X2 → MKGAHFLVAFVLLALSSSFAFAFDPSPLQDFCVAINDPKDVFVNGKFCKDPMLATANDFSFSGLNIPGNTSNQVGSNVTLLNVDKIRGLNTLGISIARIDFAPYGGLNPPHIHPRATEILVVLEGTLYVGFVTSNPNRLITKVLNAGDVFVFPIGLIHFQFNIGNTNAVAIAGLSSQNPGVITIANAVFGSKPPINPDVLAKAFQLDKNVVNYLQKQFWVNNH, encoded by the exons ATGAAAGGAGCTCATTTCCTAGTAGCTTTTGTCCTACTGGCTTTGTCATCCTCCTTTGCCTTTGCCTTCGACCCTAGTCCTCTTCAAGACTTTTGTGTTGCCATCAATGACCCCAAGGATG TGTTCGTGAATGGAAAGTTCTGCAAAGACCCGATGCTTGCAACAGCAAACGATTTCTCTTTTTCGGGTCTCAACATCCCAGGAAATACATCAAATCAAGTTGGATCAAATGTAACTCTTTTAAATGTTGATAAAATACGAGGGCTCAACACTCTTGGTATATCTATAGCTCGTATTGACTTTGCACCATACGGAGGCCTAAACCCACCACACATTCATCCTCGTGCCACAGAGATTCTAGTAGTCTTGGAAGGCACCCTGTATGTGGGTTTTGTCACATCAAACCCCAATCGCCTCATTACCAAAGTTCTAAATGCAGGAGATGTTTTTGtgtttccaattggtctcattcaCTTTCAATTCAACATTGGAAATACTAATGCAGTTGCTATTGCTGGACTGAGCAGCCAAAATCCAGGAGTTATCACAATTGCGAATGCAGTATTTGGATCTAAACCACCAATTAACCCTGATGTTCTGGCTAAGGCATTCCAATTGGACAAGAATGTGGTTAACTATCTTCAGAAACAGTTCTGGGTCAACAACCATTAG
- the LOC131181700 gene encoding germin-like protein subfamily 1 member 13 isoform X1, giving the protein MKGAHFLVAFVLLALSSSFAFAFDPSPLQDFCVAINDPKDGVFVNGKFCKDPMLATANDFSFSGLNIPGNTSNQVGSNVTLLNVDKIRGLNTLGISIARIDFAPYGGLNPPHIHPRATEILVVLEGTLYVGFVTSNPNRLITKVLNAGDVFVFPIGLIHFQFNIGNTNAVAIAGLSSQNPGVITIANAVFGSKPPINPDVLAKAFQLDKNVVNYLQKQFWVNNH; this is encoded by the exons ATGAAAGGAGCTCATTTCCTAGTAGCTTTTGTCCTACTGGCTTTGTCATCCTCCTTTGCCTTTGCCTTCGACCCTAGTCCTCTTCAAGACTTTTGTGTTGCCATCAATGACCCCAAGGATGGTG TGTTCGTGAATGGAAAGTTCTGCAAAGACCCGATGCTTGCAACAGCAAACGATTTCTCTTTTTCGGGTCTCAACATCCCAGGAAATACATCAAATCAAGTTGGATCAAATGTAACTCTTTTAAATGTTGATAAAATACGAGGGCTCAACACTCTTGGTATATCTATAGCTCGTATTGACTTTGCACCATACGGAGGCCTAAACCCACCACACATTCATCCTCGTGCCACAGAGATTCTAGTAGTCTTGGAAGGCACCCTGTATGTGGGTTTTGTCACATCAAACCCCAATCGCCTCATTACCAAAGTTCTAAATGCAGGAGATGTTTTTGtgtttccaattggtctcattcaCTTTCAATTCAACATTGGAAATACTAATGCAGTTGCTATTGCTGGACTGAGCAGCCAAAATCCAGGAGTTATCACAATTGCGAATGCAGTATTTGGATCTAAACCACCAATTAACCCTGATGTTCTGGCTAAGGCATTCCAATTGGACAAGAATGTGGTTAACTATCTTCAGAAACAGTTCTGGGTCAACAACCATTAG